One segment of Clostridiales bacterium DNA contains the following:
- a CDS encoding replication-associated recombination protein A — translation MKFYEQSSLFDNDKSNVPLADRVRPRNFDEFVGQEHLVGKGKVLRRLIELDNITSMILWGPPGVGKTTLAMIIANMTNAEFITFSAVTSGIKEIKDVMKKAEEGRHMGKRTVLFIDEIHRFNKAQQDAFLPHVERGNIILIGATTENPSFEVNSALLSRSRVFVLKPLGVKDIVKLLKNALNDERGFKEINVEIDDELLSMIASYANGDARVALNTIEMAVKATKEEKGVRKITRQTVEGCMQKKSLLYDKNGEEHYNLISALHKSMRNSDWDASIYWLARMLEAGEDPLYIARRVIRFASEDVGLADPRALQIAVSAYEAAHYIGMPECSVNLAEAVVYMALAPKSNALYAAYEKAAGDAKDTIAEGVPLHLRNAPTKLMSQLGYGKGYKYAHDFKEKIADMECMPENLKGRKYYMPTSQGIEKNLIERMNYIEKVKGGFK, via the coding sequence ATGAAATTTTATGAGCAGAGCTCGTTATTTGACAATGATAAATCCAATGTTCCTTTGGCCGACAGAGTAAGGCCCAGAAACTTTGACGAATTTGTCGGGCAGGAACATTTAGTCGGAAAGGGTAAAGTATTAAGGCGGCTTATTGAACTCGATAATATAACCTCTATGATATTGTGGGGACCTCCCGGCGTTGGGAAAACGACTCTTGCGATGATCATCGCAAACATGACTAATGCCGAATTCATAACATTCAGCGCTGTAACATCTGGAATCAAAGAGATAAAAGATGTGATGAAAAAAGCTGAAGAGGGAAGGCACATGGGCAAGAGGACAGTGCTTTTTATAGATGAAATACACAGGTTTAACAAGGCACAGCAGGATGCTTTTCTTCCCCATGTAGAGAGGGGAAATATAATACTGATAGGAGCCACTACCGAGAACCCTTCATTTGAAGTGAATTCAGCATTGCTTTCGAGATCAAGGGTATTTGTGCTAAAACCCCTCGGTGTCAAGGATATTGTAAAACTTTTGAAAAATGCACTAAATGATGAAAGGGGATTTAAGGAGATTAATGTAGAGATAGACGACGAGCTTCTCTCCATGATAGCATCGTATGCCAACGGCGATGCGAGAGTCGCCTTGAATACCATCGAGATGGCGGTAAAAGCTACAAAAGAGGAAAAAGGCGTAAGGAAGATAACAAGGCAAACCGTCGAAGGGTGCATGCAGAAGAAGTCACTTCTTTATGATAAGAATGGCGAAGAGCATTACAATCTTATATCCGCTCTTCATAAGTCCATGAGAAACAGCGATTGGGATGCTTCGATATACTGGCTTGCAAGGATGCTTGAAGCCGGTGAGGACCCATTATATATTGCGAGGCGTGTAATCAGGTTTGCATCTGAAGATGTTGGACTTGCTGATCCAAGGGCGCTTCAGATCGCGGTTTCGGCATATGAGGCTGCTCATTATATAGGTATGCCTGAATGCAGCGTAAACCTTGCTGAAGCAGTTGTATACATGGCTCTTGCGCCAAAATCGAATGCCCTATACGCAGCATATGAAAAGGCTGCAGGAGACGCTAAAGATACGATAGCCGAAGGGGTTCCGCTGCATCTTAGAAATGCTCCCACTAAACTTATGTCCCAGTTGGGCTATGGCAAGGGATATAAATATGCACATGATTTTAAAGAAAAAATCGCTGATATGGAATGCATGCCTGAAAATCTAAAGGGAAGGAAGTATTATATGCCGACTTCTCAGGGGATTGAGAAAAATTTAATTGAAAGGATGAATTATATAGAAAAGGTAAAGGGAGGTTTTAAATAA